A genome region from Salinigranum halophilum includes the following:
- a CDS encoding DUF7266 family protein, which yields MSRADVFWTADRGVATTVNYVLAIAITTVLISSLLVAAAGYVDDRRERAARAELETVGSSLAADIAEADRLSRQGMDVTLRARQPELSAADSYTATLTTDCPAGQDACLELQSSGPTVTVVVPVTNETPLSLGSMAGGWQVSSAGTGAAVAPPRTSTVGPNIGIGRGVSGRPSARDIVDPTNRAPIPGFAYDPYIPFPNETVLFVNDTADLDGNLDSFTWDFGDGSPKTSGGVVTHSYAEPGRYTVTLTATDSEGATDNISKQVVVSGLVYQKDALAFDEDGDGYQGGVSFGVRNDFDDPVYIEDVLVDPTADVATVGSLSDRDDRELTSDGVARESVEVYVGANDPGWVDYGQDGDTDTTAGMTLASGGQLVSLSDDQSSPQVESGDDRARLTQNSVATIEFTEFREDVSMVGRNITVGLRYTVNGTYYASRFVIEPISGPSAEFGFAPSDPTVGNPVTLNAAGSDDPQGAITAYEWRFGDGSTGTGETVTHDYADPGLYIVTLTVTDDDGYQDSTTRLVFVEDSDVVWAENVNGDEYTSQDGVRYEDDAAGYNGWSTTEPVADTQDDFVYQTGAYYWNDVVYAQNVPNGEYEVTLKLNDPGDFGRMDVEMEGQLAVSNLDIDEEAGGSDTALDVTRTVEVTDGRLEIRFDPDDGEYALVSGIVVREADNA from the coding sequence GTGAGTCGCGCCGACGTGTTCTGGACGGCGGACCGTGGGGTCGCGACGACCGTCAACTACGTCCTCGCGATCGCGATCACGACCGTCCTCATCAGCAGCCTCCTCGTCGCGGCCGCGGGGTACGTCGACGACCGCCGAGAGCGGGCGGCCCGGGCGGAACTGGAGACGGTCGGGAGTTCGCTGGCCGCCGATATCGCCGAGGCGGACCGCCTCAGCCGACAGGGGATGGACGTGACCCTCCGCGCGCGTCAGCCCGAACTCTCAGCGGCCGACAGCTACACGGCCACCCTCACCACCGACTGCCCCGCCGGACAGGACGCCTGTCTCGAGCTGCAGAGTTCGGGCCCGACGGTGACCGTCGTCGTTCCCGTCACTAACGAGACGCCGCTCTCGCTCGGCTCGATGGCCGGTGGCTGGCAGGTGTCTTCAGCCGGGACCGGCGCGGCGGTCGCCCCGCCCCGAACGAGTACGGTCGGGCCCAACATCGGTATCGGCCGGGGCGTCTCCGGGCGTCCCTCGGCCCGCGACATCGTCGACCCGACGAACCGGGCACCGATTCCCGGGTTCGCCTACGACCCGTACATCCCGTTCCCGAACGAGACGGTCCTGTTCGTCAACGACACGGCGGACCTCGACGGCAACCTGGATTCGTTCACCTGGGACTTCGGCGATGGGTCCCCGAAGACGAGCGGGGGCGTCGTCACTCACTCGTACGCGGAACCGGGGCGTTACACGGTGACGCTGACGGCGACAGACTCGGAGGGAGCGACCGACAACATCTCCAAACAGGTCGTCGTCTCCGGGCTCGTCTACCAGAAGGACGCACTCGCGTTCGACGAGGACGGCGACGGCTATCAGGGCGGGGTGAGTTTCGGTGTCCGCAACGACTTCGACGACCCGGTCTACATCGAGGACGTCCTCGTCGACCCGACGGCCGACGTCGCGACGGTGGGGTCGTTGAGCGACCGTGACGACCGGGAACTGACGAGCGACGGCGTCGCCCGCGAGAGCGTCGAGGTGTACGTGGGTGCCAACGACCCCGGCTGGGTCGACTACGGCCAGGACGGCGACACGGACACGACCGCCGGGATGACACTCGCCTCGGGCGGCCAGCTCGTCTCGCTGAGCGACGACCAGTCGTCGCCGCAGGTCGAATCCGGCGACGACCGGGCGCGGCTCACCCAGAACTCGGTCGCCACCATCGAGTTCACCGAGTTCCGTGAGGACGTCAGCATGGTCGGGCGGAACATCACCGTCGGCTTGCGGTACACGGTGAACGGAACCTACTACGCCTCGCGCTTCGTCATCGAGCCGATCAGCGGGCCGAGCGCCGAGTTCGGCTTCGCCCCGTCGGACCCGACGGTCGGCAACCCCGTGACGCTCAACGCTGCGGGCTCGGACGACCCCCAGGGGGCCATCACCGCCTACGAGTGGCGCTTCGGCGACGGGTCGACCGGTACCGGTGAGACGGTCACGCACGACTACGCCGACCCGGGCCTCTACATCGTCACCCTGACCGTCACGGACGACGACGGGTATCAGGACTCGACGACGCGGCTCGTGTTCGTCGAGGACAGCGACGTCGTCTGGGCGGAGAACGTCAACGGCGACGAGTACACGTCCCAGGACGGCGTCCGCTACGAGGACGACGCCGCCGGGTACAACGGCTGGTCGACGACGGAGCCAGTGGCGGACACGCAGGACGACTTCGTCTACCAGACGGGGGCGTACTACTGGAACGACGTCGTGTACGCTCAGAACGTCCCGAACGGCGAGTACGAGGTGACGCTCAAGCTCAACGACCCCGGCGACTTCGGGCGGATGGACGTCGAGATGGAGGGACAGCTCGCCGTCTCCAACCTCGACATCGACGAGGAGGCCGGTGGGTCCGACACGGCGCTCGACGTGACGCGAACCGTCGAGGTGACCGACGGACGACTCGAGATCCGGTTCGACCCCGACGACGGGGAGTACGCCCTCGTCTCCGGCATCGTGGTCAGGGAGGCCGACAATGCGTGA
- a CDS encoding DUF7289 family protein, with product MTLGRRLAGGDDRAVSDTISFVLVFGLVITGVGLVSVFGMSALTDAKDGVSAEAAERGFVTLATDIDDLETAQSPVRTSELSLTDAEMAVTGGPTVDVAVGNTSFAETLQLGALEYRTAATTVSYAGGGVFRTQAGGTVVVSPPSVRCTPAYATLSLVRLTVDGSNAVGGGTTAVAVTRSETTLVFPETRTAQHVTNVSVTTSDPRWRQYFASQSGWASTGPDTSTCTTDRVYVRTTTVSVDLE from the coding sequence GTGACGCTCGGACGACGGCTCGCCGGCGGGGACGACCGTGCGGTCAGCGACACCATCTCGTTCGTCCTCGTCTTCGGACTGGTCATCACCGGCGTCGGGCTCGTCTCCGTGTTCGGCATGTCGGCACTGACGGACGCGAAGGACGGGGTGAGTGCGGAGGCGGCCGAACGGGGGTTCGTCACGCTCGCGACGGACATCGACGACCTGGAGACAGCACAGAGCCCGGTCCGCACGAGCGAGCTCTCACTGACCGACGCGGAGATGGCGGTGACGGGCGGGCCCACCGTCGACGTCGCCGTCGGGAACACCTCGTTCGCGGAGACGCTCCAACTGGGCGCACTGGAGTACCGGACCGCGGCCACGACAGTGTCGTACGCGGGCGGAGGCGTGTTTCGGACCCAGGCCGGGGGGACCGTGGTCGTCTCTCCGCCGTCGGTCCGTTGCACGCCGGCGTACGCCACACTCTCGCTCGTCCGCCTGACCGTCGACGGCTCGAACGCCGTCGGTGGAGGGACGACTGCCGTCGCGGTCACGCGGTCGGAGACGACGCTCGTGTTCCCCGAGACGCGCACGGCCCAGCACGTGACGAACGTCTCCGTCACGACGTCCGACCCGCGGTGGCGGCAGTACTTCGCGTCACAGTCGGGGTGGGCCAGCACGGGCCCCGACACGAGCACGTGTACGACCGACCGCGTCTACGTGCGAACGACGACCGTGTCGGTCGACCTGGAGTGA
- a CDS encoding vWA domain-containing protein, with translation MNDQSASTNADESAETTLSERFPAARGSEWRRETRAASETVGTALLIGMVLTSVVIISVAGAGVLQSLQTDIDQEETEVGVREVDSRLSSLAGGGATSAELSFSQKSVQSVTVKNGSAGGAVHVSLNGGTCNVTLPMSSIRYDERGQTTVYEGGGIFRVSDDGLGVAVVSPPDITVEEGTVDITTLNLTSGVGSDRATVTKRGAFSATQSAEFEYELFNSADECRRPDNATVAVTSDYYRGWAKYLEQETGTTATVDPATSTAEVTLSSAALPESTNDSLNAVVNLSDPSIATVDRAQGTIKVDKNVSNQYTATARPLAEGIQVSSVKKFETNVAYRRPITVVFVFDESGSMNYDDDRGRYCTESYLNPINGPGNRWGQTNDPACTTRMDRAQDAAKAFVSLMNESRDRGGVVGFSSSEYTRYVTTPNGQYVTDEFGATGLNGSIDQLVTGGGTESATGLRRANVVHDLKGESAGQRIVILLSDGQDDTTAPDPLDEAEIAAENDITIHTVGFGDGADNATLESIADETGGTYSYAATDDDLDDVFTEVFATIAETDVIVNEPVALDAGVGGKVFRPSLGGNADYVATAGGNVNVNDPTAPAFRFSMTADDGNVVEMNATTYDCEEYEVTSIVQENGTSEDLVELRCAEIDESSATTIPPSNVSVYLDGDDAGPVINESSAWWDGDIRNDTFAQGDSDALVDATDTFTLASNQAVVVFEFGANDRAPKRLVMLYEIGISEDTATANVVNIDVTTADVDE, from the coding sequence ATGAACGACCAATCAGCTTCGACGAACGCGGACGAGTCGGCCGAGACGACGCTTTCCGAGCGGTTCCCAGCGGCGAGGGGGAGCGAATGGCGTCGAGAGACGAGGGCGGCGAGTGAGACGGTCGGAACCGCCCTCCTGATCGGCATGGTGTTGACCAGTGTCGTCATCATCTCGGTCGCCGGTGCGGGCGTGCTCCAGTCGCTACAGACCGATATCGACCAGGAGGAGACCGAGGTCGGAGTCAGAGAGGTCGACAGCCGGCTCTCGTCGCTCGCAGGGGGTGGGGCGACGTCGGCGGAGCTCTCGTTCTCACAGAAGTCGGTCCAGTCGGTCACGGTGAAGAACGGGTCCGCGGGCGGGGCGGTCCACGTCTCTCTCAACGGGGGGACCTGCAACGTCACCCTCCCGATGAGTTCGATTCGATACGACGAACGCGGGCAGACGACCGTGTACGAGGGCGGCGGGATATTCAGGGTCTCCGACGACGGTCTCGGTGTCGCGGTCGTCTCACCGCCCGACATCACGGTCGAGGAGGGAACGGTCGACATCACGACGCTGAACCTCACGAGCGGGGTCGGGAGCGACCGCGCGACGGTCACCAAACGCGGGGCGTTCTCGGCCACCCAGAGTGCGGAGTTCGAGTACGAGTTGTTCAACAGCGCGGACGAGTGCCGCCGCCCGGACAACGCGACGGTCGCCGTCACCAGCGACTACTACCGCGGCTGGGCGAAGTATCTCGAACAGGAGACCGGGACGACGGCGACGGTCGACCCGGCCACCTCGACGGCCGAAGTAACGCTGTCGAGTGCAGCCCTCCCCGAGAGCACCAACGACAGCCTCAACGCGGTGGTCAACCTCTCGGACCCGTCGATAGCCACCGTCGACAGAGCCCAGGGGACGATCAAGGTGGACAAGAACGTCTCGAACCAGTACACGGCAACGGCCCGTCCGCTCGCGGAGGGCATCCAGGTGAGTTCGGTCAAGAAGTTCGAGACGAACGTCGCCTACCGGCGACCAATCACGGTCGTGTTCGTCTTCGACGAGTCGGGGTCGATGAACTACGACGACGACCGCGGGCGGTACTGTACGGAGTCGTACCTCAACCCAATCAACGGGCCCGGGAACCGGTGGGGACAGACCAACGACCCGGCGTGTACGACCCGGATGGACCGCGCGCAAGACGCCGCGAAGGCGTTCGTGAGTCTCATGAACGAATCCCGAGACCGCGGCGGCGTCGTCGGCTTCTCGAGCAGCGAGTACACGCGCTACGTGACCACGCCGAACGGGCAGTACGTCACCGACGAGTTCGGCGCGACGGGACTCAACGGCAGTATCGACCAGCTGGTGACCGGCGGCGGGACCGAAAGCGCAACCGGCCTTCGCCGCGCGAACGTCGTTCACGACCTCAAAGGCGAGAGTGCCGGCCAGCGCATCGTGATCTTGCTGAGCGACGGGCAGGACGACACCACCGCACCGGACCCGCTCGACGAGGCCGAAATCGCGGCCGAGAACGACATCACGATTCACACGGTCGGCTTCGGCGACGGGGCCGACAACGCCACGCTCGAATCGATCGCCGACGAGACGGGGGGGACGTACTCCTACGCGGCGACGGACGACGACCTCGACGACGTCTTCACCGAGGTGTTCGCGACGATCGCGGAGACGGACGTCATCGTGAACGAACCGGTGGCGCTGGACGCCGGTGTCGGCGGGAAGGTGTTCAGGCCGTCTCTCGGGGGGAACGCGGACTACGTCGCAACGGCCGGCGGGAACGTGAACGTGAACGACCCGACCGCACCGGCGTTTCGGTTCTCGATGACCGCCGACGACGGTAACGTCGTCGAAATGAACGCGACCACGTACGACTGTGAGGAGTACGAGGTGACTAGTATCGTCCAGGAGAACGGGACGAGCGAAGACCTCGTGGAGTTACGCTGTGCGGAGATCGACGAATCGTCGGCCACCACGATTCCCCCCTCGAACGTGAGTGTCTACCTCGACGGCGACGACGCCGGTCCCGTCATCAACGAGTCGAGCGCGTGGTGGGACGGCGATATCCGGAACGACACGTTCGCACAGGGCGACAGCGACGCACTGGTCGACGCGACCGATACGTTCACACTCGCGAGTAACCAGGCAGTCGTCGTCTTCGAGTTCGGAGCCAACGACCGGGCACCGAAGCGGCTCGTCATGCTGTACGAGATCGGCATCTCCGAGGACACCGCCACCGCGAACGTCGTCAACATCGACGTGACGACCGCCGACGTCGACGAGTGA
- a CDS encoding ABC transporter permease, with amino-acid sequence MNWLSRLAGRFPRLVIARRNVSRAKVRSILAAAAILIGVVAIGTIGAGGAAFKQSQLDSIQSQGATNVFLSPGPDKEQQYFDREDLVSIEEVVGPAGIVATKEQSMEYVERAGRREQVSVTYLDDPRVQYDIGAGEFPANWRQRAVVSAAFATEHGVQPGDRVKLVQSSGEGANATETERAYRVVAVLEPTQSFGVSEVFLPIEEAQNRQYSQVRITTTSVERAERVATALRERFNDREDRLLVFELTSLVRLFQTIVNGINLFLVGLGGISLLVAGVSIANTMLMAVIKRREEIGVLRSVGYTKGDIVRILLAEAALLGAIGAGGGFVIALAATMVANAVFLGDPLAFSRTAMLYLLGAVAFGVGTSLLAGAYPAWRAASERPVDALRS; translated from the coding sequence GTGAACTGGCTCTCTCGGCTCGCCGGCCGCTTCCCGCGACTCGTCATCGCACGGCGGAACGTCTCGCGGGCGAAGGTCCGGTCGATCCTCGCCGCGGCGGCAATCCTCATTGGGGTCGTCGCCATCGGCACCATCGGCGCTGGCGGGGCGGCGTTCAAGCAGAGCCAACTCGACAGCATCCAGAGCCAGGGCGCGACGAACGTCTTCCTCTCGCCGGGCCCCGACAAGGAACAGCAGTACTTCGACCGCGAAGACCTCGTCAGTATCGAGGAGGTGGTCGGCCCGGCCGGCATCGTCGCGACGAAAGAGCAGTCGATGGAGTACGTCGAGCGCGCGGGCAGACGCGAACAGGTATCGGTCACCTATCTCGACGACCCGCGGGTCCAGTACGACATCGGTGCGGGCGAGTTCCCGGCGAACTGGCGCCAGCGAGCGGTCGTCTCGGCGGCGTTCGCGACCGAGCACGGCGTCCAGCCCGGCGACCGCGTCAAACTGGTCCAGTCGTCCGGCGAGGGGGCGAACGCGACCGAGACCGAACGCGCCTACCGGGTGGTCGCGGTGCTCGAGCCCACGCAGTCGTTCGGCGTGAGCGAGGTGTTCCTCCCCATCGAAGAGGCGCAGAACCGACAGTACAGTCAGGTGCGCATCACGACGACCTCCGTCGAGCGGGCCGAGCGCGTCGCGACGGCGCTCCGCGAGCGGTTCAACGACCGGGAGGACCGCCTGCTGGTGTTCGAACTCACGTCGCTCGTTCGGCTGTTTCAGACCATCGTGAACGGCATCAACCTCTTCCTCGTGGGGCTGGGCGGCATCTCGCTCCTGGTGGCCGGTGTCTCCATCGCGAACACGATGCTCATGGCCGTCATCAAGCGTCGCGAGGAGATCGGCGTCCTGCGCTCTGTCGGCTACACCAAGGGCGATATCGTCCGCATCCTGCTGGCGGAGGCGGCACTCCTGGGTGCCATCGGTGCGGGCGGTGGATTCGTCATCGCCCTCGCCGCCACGATGGTCGCGAACGCGGTGTTCCTCGGCGACCCGCTGGCGTTCAGTCGCACGGCGATGCTATACCTGCTCGGTGCGGTCGCGTTCGGGGTCGGGACGAGCCTGCTCGCCGGCGCGTACCCGGCGTGGCGAGCGGCGAGCGAGCGGCCCGTGGACGCGCTTCGGAGCTGA
- a CDS encoding ABC transporter permease, producing the protein MNALRRLASLFPLLVLARRNLSRASARSILAVAAIVIGVVAVGGIGIGGEAFKQDQLEAYEGFGGTATVSPVVYADADPTDRTFSEQELDRMRRVTRGAVVLPIVQEYTPTVRTGAGEAIPTARVTGVEDPGAFYDPASGQLPDNWDRTVVVGSRLANEHDIQVGDRVSVRVAGEFDRSFRVVAVLEPQGFTDPLAADQTVFVPLSQFETDAYDEAIVRVDAQSRSIDTVEQQLEAEFNARERRVFVNPVQEQRDQVEQSLETINQFLIGVGGISLLVAAVTIANTMLMSTIEREGEIGVFRAVGYPKTAVVRLLLAEATILGVIGASIGAPLALGIGLVANQLLVGDPLAFTPEGIRYVGLGMAFGVVTALVAGLYPAWKAANKRPVEALD; encoded by the coding sequence GTGAACGCGCTCCGTCGACTCGCCTCGCTGTTCCCCCTCTTGGTGTTGGCCCGGCGGAACCTCTCTCGGGCCTCCGCCCGGTCGATACTCGCCGTCGCGGCCATCGTGATCGGTGTCGTCGCCGTCGGCGGCATCGGCATCGGGGGCGAGGCGTTCAAACAGGACCAGCTCGAGGCGTACGAGGGGTTCGGCGGCACCGCGACGGTCTCGCCCGTCGTCTACGCCGACGCCGACCCGACCGACCGCACCTTCTCCGAACAGGAACTCGACCGGATGCGACGGGTGACGCGCGGGGCGGTCGTCCTCCCCATCGTCCAGGAGTACACCCCGACCGTCCGGACGGGGGCGGGCGAGGCCATCCCGACCGCACGCGTCACCGGTGTCGAAGACCCCGGAGCGTTCTACGACCCGGCGTCGGGCCAACTGCCGGACAACTGGGACCGGACCGTCGTGGTCGGCTCGCGGCTCGCGAACGAACACGACATCCAGGTCGGCGACCGCGTCTCGGTCCGCGTCGCGGGCGAGTTCGACCGGTCGTTCAGGGTGGTGGCCGTCCTCGAACCACAGGGGTTCACCGACCCCCTGGCGGCCGACCAGACCGTCTTCGTTCCCCTCTCGCAGTTCGAGACCGACGCGTACGACGAGGCCATCGTCCGCGTGGACGCCCAGTCCCGGAGCATCGACACGGTCGAACAGCAACTCGAAGCCGAGTTCAACGCGCGCGAACGTCGCGTCTTCGTCAACCCCGTGCAGGAACAGCGCGACCAGGTCGAGCAGTCGCTCGAGACCATCAACCAGTTCCTCATCGGCGTCGGCGGCATCTCCTTGCTCGTGGCGGCCGTCACCATCGCGAACACGATGTTGATGTCGACCATCGAGCGGGAGGGGGAAATCGGCGTCTTCCGCGCGGTGGGCTACCCGAAGACGGCCGTCGTGCGGTTGCTCCTCGCCGAGGCGACCATCCTCGGTGTGATCGGCGCATCGATCGGTGCACCGCTCGCGCTGGGCATCGGACTGGTCGCCAACCAACTACTCGTCGGTGACCCCTTGGCGTTCACGCCCGAGGGGATTCGCTACGTCGGTCTCGGGATGGCGTTCGGCGTCGTGACGGCGCTCGTCGCCGGCCTGTACCCCGCGTGGAAAGCGGCGAACAAGCGACCCGTGGAGGCGCTGGACTGA
- a CDS encoding ABC transporter ATP-binding protein, with protein sequence MGADRRSGDVAASRSRDDSEHSTVDAPPTDDTRPPIIRGDGVVKEYETGGQVVQALKGLDFRIEPSDSVAVVGPSGSGKSTLLNLLGLLDVPTRGAVRIRGAPVETFSDGQRTQKRKQLIGFVFQSFYLIPTLTALENVEMPRMLERQPKATRDRATDLLEQVGLGDRLDHYPDELSGGQKQRVAIARALINDPAVVLADEPTGNLDRDTGDQILALFDRLRADEDVAVVTVTHDQYVADSADRVVELIDGEVSPDAEDVER encoded by the coding sequence ATGGGTGCAGACCGACGCTCCGGCGACGTCGCCGCGAGCCGTTCCCGCGACGACAGCGAGCACTCGACGGTCGACGCACCGCCCACCGACGACACCCGCCCCCCCATCATCCGCGGCGACGGGGTCGTCAAGGAGTACGAGACCGGCGGACAGGTCGTCCAGGCGTTGAAAGGGCTGGACTTCCGTATCGAACCGTCGGACTCCGTCGCGGTCGTCGGGCCCTCCGGGAGTGGGAAGTCGACGCTCCTCAACCTGCTCGGCTTGCTCGACGTCCCGACCCGCGGCGCGGTTCGAATCCGTGGCGCCCCCGTCGAGACGTTCTCGGACGGCCAGCGCACGCAGAAACGCAAGCAGTTGATCGGCTTCGTGTTCCAGAGCTTCTACCTCATCCCGACGCTGACCGCGCTGGAGAACGTCGAGATGCCACGGATGCTCGAACGGCAACCGAAGGCGACACGCGACCGCGCGACCGACCTGCTCGAACAGGTCGGCCTCGGCGACCGGCTGGACCACTACCCCGACGAACTCTCGGGGGGACAGAAACAGCGGGTGGCCATCGCCCGCGCGCTCATCAACGATCCCGCCGTCGTGCTCGCGGACGAGCCGACGGGGAACCTCGACCGCGACACCGGCGACCAGATTCTCGCCCTCTTCGACAGGCTCCGGGCGGACGAGGACGTCGCCGTGGTCACGGTCACCCACGACCAGTACGTCGCCGACTCCGCCGACCGGGTAGTCGAACTCATCGACGGCGAAGTGTCCCCCGACGCGGAGGACGTCGAACGATGA